Proteins encoded in a region of the Solanum dulcamara chromosome 9, daSolDulc1.2, whole genome shotgun sequence genome:
- the LOC129902637 gene encoding cysteine--tRNA ligase, chloroplastic/mitochondrial isoform X1, with product MATLLKCYKPLLPFQSRKMPIVAAVDSFRYYSRSRLRARCVSTIGNSKSKVDIKVGNASAVDGDGTETELKKQQLWLHNTMSKQKELFIPKVPGKVGMYVCGVTAYDLSHIGHARVYVCFDVLYRYLNYLGYEVNYVRNFTDVDDKIIARANELGEDPIKLSRRFCEEFHQDMTYLHCLPPSVEPRVSDHMPHIIDMIQQILDNGCAYRINGDVYFSVEKFPEYGTLSGRKLEDNRAGERVAVDTRKKHPADFALWKTAKEGEPFWESPWGPGRPGWHIECSAMSAAYLGYSFDIHGGGMDLVFPHHENEIAQSCAACRKSNITYWIHNGFVNIDSQKMSKSLGNFFTIRQVIDLYHPLALRLFLIGTHYRSPINYTIVQIESASDRLFYIYQALDDCQILFSQHDEASWKDSIPAETANCIDKFQDEVLSSISDDLHTPVALAAMSDPLKLINDLLHTRKGKKQALRIESLAALEKTIRNVLAVLGLVPASYAEALHELREKALKRAKLTDDQVHQKIAERDTARKNKEYDRSDVIRKDLAAVGIALMDSPEGTTWRPAFPLGLEEEQVAAP from the exons ATGGCGACGCTTTTAAAATGCTACAAACCGTTGCTTCCCTTCCAAAGCCGTAAAATGCCCATTGTCGCCGCCGTCGATAGTTTCAGGTACTATTCGAGAAGCCGACTTAGGGCTAGGTGCGTGAGTACAATCGGAAATTCAAAGTCAAAGGTGGATATAAAAGTGGGTAACGCCTCCGCCGTTGACGGTGACGGAACTGAGACTGAATTGAAGAAGCAACAACTATGGTTACACAATACAATGAGCAAACAAAAGGAACTATTTATACCAAAAGTGCCGGGAAAAGTTGGAATGTACGTGTGTGGTGTAACGGCATATGATCTCAGCCATATCGGCCATGCTCGCGTTTATGTTTGCTTTGATGTTCTATACAG ATACCTAAATTATTTGGGATATGAAGTCAATTATGTTCGCAACTTCACTGATGTTGATGACAAG ATTATTGCTAGAGCAAATGAGCTGGGCGAGGATCCAATCAAATTAAGCAGACGTTTCTGCGAAGAGTTTCACCAAGACATGACTTATCTTCACTGTCTTCCTCCTTCAGTGGAACCTCGCGTGTCTGATCACATGCCTCATATAATCGATATGATTCAGCAG ATTCTCGATAATGGTTGTGCTTACAGAATCAATGGCGATGTCTACTTTTCTGTAGAAAAATTCCCAGAATATGGAACATTATCTGGCCGAAAATTGGAAGATAATAGGGCAGGAGAACGTGTAGCAGTAGACACGAGGAAGAAGCATCCAGCTGATTTTGCCTTGTGGAAA ACTGCTAAGGAGGGAGAACCTTTCTGGGAGAGTCCCTGGGGTCCAGGAAGACCTGGATGGCATATTGAGTGCAGTGCCATGAGTGCCGCATACTTAGGATATTCTTTCGACATTCATGGTGGGGGGATGGATCTCGTGTTTCCTCACCATGAAAATGAAATTGCCCAGAGCTGTGCTGCTTGTAGGAAGAGCAACATAACTTATTGGATACACAATGGATTTGTCAACATTGACTCTCAGAAAATGTCAAAGTCACTAGGAAACTTTTTCACAATTCGGCAG GTGATTGATCTTTATCACCCATTGGCACTTAGGCTTTTCTTAATTGGGACACATTATAGATCTCCAATCAATTATACGATTGTACAGATTGAGAGTGCATCTGACCGCCTTTTTTACATATATCAG GCATTAGATGATTGTCAAATTCTTTTCAGCCAGCATGATGAGGCAAGCTGGAAGGATTCTATTCCTGCAGAAACTGCTAATTGTATAGATAAATTCCAAGATGAAGTTTTATCTTCAATATCAGATGATCTTCACACTCCTGTTGCACTGGCAGCAATGTCGGACCCACTGAAGTTGATCAATGATCTCTTGCATACACGAAAG GGTAAAAAGCAAGCATTGCGGATAGAGTCACTTGCGGCTTTAGAAAAAACTATAAGGAATGTTCTAGCAGTTCTGGGGCTTGTGCCAGCCAGTTATGCAGAG GCTTTGCATGAATTAAGGGAAAAAGCTTTGAAGCGTGCAAAGTTGACCGACGATCAAGTTCACCAGAAAATCGCAGAGAGGGATACagcaagaaaaaataaagaatatgaTAGATCGGATGTAATTCGAAAAGATTTGGCTGCTGTAGGTATTGCTTTGATGGATAGCCCTGAAGGCACTACGTGGAGACCAGCTTTTCCTCTTGGGTTGGAAGAAGAGCAAGTTGCAGCCCCTTGA
- the LOC129902637 gene encoding cysteine--tRNA ligase, chloroplastic/mitochondrial isoform X2 has translation MISAISAMLAFMFALMFYTGRYLNYLGYEVNYVRNFTDVDDKIIARANELGEDPIKLSRRFCEEFHQDMTYLHCLPPSVEPRVSDHMPHIIDMIQQILDNGCAYRINGDVYFSVEKFPEYGTLSGRKLEDNRAGERVAVDTRKKHPADFALWKTAKEGEPFWESPWGPGRPGWHIECSAMSAAYLGYSFDIHGGGMDLVFPHHENEIAQSCAACRKSNITYWIHNGFVNIDSQKMSKSLGNFFTIRQVIDLYHPLALRLFLIGTHYRSPINYTIVQIESASDRLFYIYQALDDCQILFSQHDEASWKDSIPAETANCIDKFQDEVLSSISDDLHTPVALAAMSDPLKLINDLLHTRKGKKQALRIESLAALEKTIRNVLAVLGLVPASYAEALHELREKALKRAKLTDDQVHQKIAERDTARKNKEYDRSDVIRKDLAAVGIALMDSPEGTTWRPAFPLGLEEEQVAAP, from the exons ATGATCTCAGCCATATCGGCCATGCTCGCGTTTATGTTTGCTTTGATGTTCTATACAG GCAGATACCTAAATTATTTGGGATATGAAGTCAATTATGTTCGCAACTTCACTGATGTTGATGACAAG ATTATTGCTAGAGCAAATGAGCTGGGCGAGGATCCAATCAAATTAAGCAGACGTTTCTGCGAAGAGTTTCACCAAGACATGACTTATCTTCACTGTCTTCCTCCTTCAGTGGAACCTCGCGTGTCTGATCACATGCCTCATATAATCGATATGATTCAGCAG ATTCTCGATAATGGTTGTGCTTACAGAATCAATGGCGATGTCTACTTTTCTGTAGAAAAATTCCCAGAATATGGAACATTATCTGGCCGAAAATTGGAAGATAATAGGGCAGGAGAACGTGTAGCAGTAGACACGAGGAAGAAGCATCCAGCTGATTTTGCCTTGTGGAAA ACTGCTAAGGAGGGAGAACCTTTCTGGGAGAGTCCCTGGGGTCCAGGAAGACCTGGATGGCATATTGAGTGCAGTGCCATGAGTGCCGCATACTTAGGATATTCTTTCGACATTCATGGTGGGGGGATGGATCTCGTGTTTCCTCACCATGAAAATGAAATTGCCCAGAGCTGTGCTGCTTGTAGGAAGAGCAACATAACTTATTGGATACACAATGGATTTGTCAACATTGACTCTCAGAAAATGTCAAAGTCACTAGGAAACTTTTTCACAATTCGGCAG GTGATTGATCTTTATCACCCATTGGCACTTAGGCTTTTCTTAATTGGGACACATTATAGATCTCCAATCAATTATACGATTGTACAGATTGAGAGTGCATCTGACCGCCTTTTTTACATATATCAG GCATTAGATGATTGTCAAATTCTTTTCAGCCAGCATGATGAGGCAAGCTGGAAGGATTCTATTCCTGCAGAAACTGCTAATTGTATAGATAAATTCCAAGATGAAGTTTTATCTTCAATATCAGATGATCTTCACACTCCTGTTGCACTGGCAGCAATGTCGGACCCACTGAAGTTGATCAATGATCTCTTGCATACACGAAAG GGTAAAAAGCAAGCATTGCGGATAGAGTCACTTGCGGCTTTAGAAAAAACTATAAGGAATGTTCTAGCAGTTCTGGGGCTTGTGCCAGCCAGTTATGCAGAG GCTTTGCATGAATTAAGGGAAAAAGCTTTGAAGCGTGCAAAGTTGACCGACGATCAAGTTCACCAGAAAATCGCAGAGAGGGATACagcaagaaaaaataaagaatatgaTAGATCGGATGTAATTCGAAAAGATTTGGCTGCTGTAGGTATTGCTTTGATGGATAGCCCTGAAGGCACTACGTGGAGACCAGCTTTTCCTCTTGGGTTGGAAGAAGAGCAAGTTGCAGCCCCTTGA